A section of the Triticum dicoccoides isolate Atlit2015 ecotype Zavitan chromosome 7A, WEW_v2.0, whole genome shotgun sequence genome encodes:
- the LOC119331123 gene encoding F-box/FBD/LRR-repeat protein At2g26030-like, with amino-acid sequence MAEASGDGSMEDRISALPDELLIHVLSHLRSRKAVQTCVLARRWRYLWRSVTCIDVSFEEFEDRAAADDLEREEMFKTFVNHLLILRERVDLKEFRLQYSLVVGVGRLSANSDEANLWIRHALQYKAQTVKIGNHSEPLQLLPWVFTSTYLKRLHITNAQLILGFFDRPRKGCPALEYLFLSICDIEDLDIFSDTLKVLILSDTIGFSFSFEHDAQVSISAPSLISLSVQECPSGARLPILKNMLSLETASVLLSEGDITTCDADGIRQFLGGLSGVRSLDFYYGDRQLEVKNNHGWCPTFNNLTNLTLDRWCMHADLYAMIVFLQNSPNLKKLTLKLNEPRYHNEVVSAVIGELEDRSFTCEQLEIVEIICSKGNELLLLGLKQFLLEESGIRPDQMRVSYQN; translated from the exons ATGGCGGAGGCGTCGGGCGACGGGAGCATGGAAGACAGGATCAGCGCCCTCCCGGACGAGCTCCTCATCCATGTTCTCTCCCACCTGCGCTCACGCAAAGCTGTGCAGACATGCGTGCTGGCACGGCGCTGGCGATACCTCTGGCGGTCGGTGACCTGCATCGACGTGTCTTTCGAGGAATTTGAGGACAGGGCTGCTGCAGACGACTTGGAGCGCGAGGAGATGTTCAAGACGTTTGTGAACCATTTGCTGATTCTCCGTGAACGCGTAGACCTGAAGGAGTTCCGGCTGCAGTACAGCTTGGTGGTCGGGGTCGGCCGCCTCAGTGCTAACTCTGATGAAGCCAACCTATGGATCCGCCATGCGTTACAGTACAAGGCTCAGACTGTCAAGATAGGCAATCACAGCGAACCTCTGCAGCTTCTTCCCTGGGTATTCACTTCAACGTACTTGAAAAGACTGCACATTACCAATGCTCAACTGATCCTAGGTTTCTTTGACCGCCCCCGAAAAGGCTGCCCAGCATTGGAATATCTCTTCCTATCAATCTGCGACATTGAGGACCTTGACATTTTCTCTGACACACTCAAGGTTTTGATCCTCTCTGATACTATCGGGTTCTCATTCTCATTTGAGCACGATGCCCAAGTCTCTATTTCTGCTCCAAGCCTCATTTCTCTGTCCGTCCAAGAGTGTCCTTCCGGGGCCAGGCTACCTATACTAAAGAACATGTTATCACTAGAAACTGCATCAGTATTGCTTTCAGAAGGAGATATCACAACTTGTGATGCTGATGGTATCAGGCAGTTTCTCGGGGGCCTCTCTGGTGTTAGAAGTTTGGATTTCTATTATGGGGATAGACAG CTGGAGGTGAAAAATAATCACGGATGGTGCCCAACATTCAACAATCTTACAAACCTGACTCTTGATAGGTGGTGCATGCATGCGGACTTATATGCCATGATAGTCTTCCTTCAGAACTCACCTAATCTGAAGAAGCTAACTCTTAAACTAAACGAG CCACGATATCACAACGAGGTTGTATCTGCAGTCATCGGCGAGCTGGAGGATAGATCGTTTACATGTGAACAGCTTGAGATTGTCGAAATCATATGTTCGAAGGGAAATGAGCTGCTGCTACTTGGGTTGAAACAGTTTTTGCTAGAAGAGAGTGGCATAAGGCCTGATCAGATGCGTGTCAGTTACCAGAACTAA
- the LOC119331720 gene encoding RING-H2 finger protein ATL39-like, which yields MASFGPTGLPNSEHLRHTNKGTMIFSYTCVGLTGAALFSVIFFFCYQLRNRAPVAAAGAETGRRRTVDLAKLPEFAYTHSARHSGKEGGGEGAQCSVCLGMVQAGEMVRLLPLCKHLYHVECIDMWLASHDTCPLCRAEVEPQPPEDDGQPEVTTELPV from the coding sequence ATGGCTTCGTTCGGGCCGACGgggttgccaaactcagagcacctGCGGCACACCAACAAAGGGACGATGATCTTCAGCTACACCTGCGTCGGCCTCACGGGCGCCGCGCTCTTctccgtcatcttcttcttctgctacCAGCTCCGCAACCGGGCGCCGGTGGCGGCTGCGGGGGCGGAGACCGGCCGCCGCCGCACCGTGGACCTTGCCAAGCTGCCGGAGTTCGCGTACACCCACTCCGCCAGGCACAGCGGTAAGGAGGGCGGCGGGGAAGGCGCGCAGTGCTCGGTGTGCCTCGGCATGGTGCAGGCCGGCGAGATGGTGCGGCTGCTGCCCTTGTGCAAGCACCTGTACCACGTGGAGTGCATCGACATGTGGCTGGCGTCCCATGACACTTGCCCGCTTTGCCGCGCGGAGGTTGAGCCCCAGCCCCCGGAGGACGACGGCCAGCCCGAGGTGACGACCGAGCTGCCGGTCTAG